In the Malassezia vespertilionis chromosome 1, complete sequence genome, one interval contains:
- a CDS encoding uncharacterized protein (COG:G; EggNog:ENOG503NU7U; TransMembrane:10 (i130-149o161-179i191-211o223-245i317-340o360-379i386-404o410-432i444-463o475-498i)), protein MRKKASSVTDYMHEPSMDEYDEKRPLRDTMSPEEYARHERSLRWKIDIQIVPLCTLLYFLSFLDRTNIAQAKITGLMPSKDYPPPGKPDHSLNLRPETNDYEIALTVLYPPYILLEIPANLMLKYVGASLWLPFLITAWGIVSTLQGIVSSRTGLYINRAFLGAAEAGILPGIAVYLTFFYKPRELQLRQAIFFTGASLSGAFSGLLAAAIGKMEDMAGLGGWQWIFILEGIFTVLVGVVCFFLLPDNADKCFWLTPIERQIAQERLQHPDMRYKLRPALQEAVEKTDAGMQDEVAAPVPARSTAVRDAIRTFIDPVVWTLCFAGFCTGINLYSIAYFSPTIVQQINNYSSVRAKLMSCPPYAVSFVYSVIIAFVSDYFQLRFITALPGMLLTLIGFVVIYACTEGMERYGGLIILSAGVFSLPPVLFAWLANNSSGHYKRATGLGLLMVFTNCGGLASTWLFGSTEGPKYVRGLATNVALAALGTLLVFVIEAFIWIERKKRDTGKRDHLVTDLKQKYHWSGDQIREYLGDDHPEYYLEM, encoded by the coding sequence ATGAGAAAGAAGGCATCGTCCGTTACGGACTACATGCATGAGCCCAGTATGGATGAGTACGACGAGAAACGACCGCTGCGTGATACAATGAGCCCTGAAGAATATGCTCGGCACGAGCGGAGCCTGCGCTGGAAAATTGATATCCAGATTGTCCCCTTGTGCACGCTGCTCTACTTCCTGTCCTTCTTGGACCGCACGAACATCGCACAGGCAAAAATCACGGGCTTGATGCCCTCGAAAGACTATCCGCCACCCGGAAAGCCGGACCACTCGCTGAATTTGCGGCCTGAAACGAACGATTACGAGATCGCATTGACGGTGCTCTACCCTCCCTACATTCTTTTGGAAATCCCTGCAAATTTAATGTTAAAGTATGTCGGTGCTTCGCTATGGCTTCCCTTTTTAATTACTGCTTGGGGCATTGTCTCTACGCTCCAGGGCATTGTGTCATCGCGCACGGGCTTGTACATTAATCGCGCCttcctcggcgccgccgaggcAGGAATTTTGCCAGGTATTGCCGTTTACCTCACATTTTTTTACAAGCCGCGTgagctgcagctgcgccaggCAATCTTTTTTACTGGTGCTTCGCTCAGTGGTGCATTTTCTGGCCTGCTTGCTGCCGCTATTGGCAAGATGGAGGATATGGCAGGGCTTGGCGGCTGGCAATGGATCTTTATCTTGGAGGGTATCTTTACCGTTCTTGTCGGTGTTGTTTGCTTTTTTCTTTTGCCGGACAATGCAGACAAATGCTTCTGGCTCACGCCGATTGAGCGCCAAATCGCCCAGGAACGCCTGCAACATCCAGACATGCGGTATAAGTTGCGGCCAGCGCTCCAAGAAGCTGTGGAAAAAACTGATGCAGGAATGCAGGACGAGGTAGCTGCACCTGTACCTGCGCGATCGaccgccgtgcgcgatgcgatTCGCACGTTCATTGACCCCGTAGTCTGGACGCTGTGCTTCGCTGGGTTCTGTACAGGCATCAATTTGTACTCGATTGCCTACTTTTCTCCGACCATTGTTCAACAAATCAACAATTACTCGAGTGTGCGTGCCAAGCTCATGTCGTGTCCACCATATGCTGTTTCGTTCGTGTACAGCGTCATTATCGCCTTTGTCTCTGACTATTTCCAGCTTCGATTTATCACAGCGCTCCCGGGCATGCTTCTTACCTTGATTGGATTTGTGGTGATATATGCTTGCACCGAGGGCATGGAGCGGTACGGCGGCCTGATTATCTTATCTGCCGGAGTATTTTCCTTACCGCCCGTCCTCTTTGCGTGGCTCGCGAACAACTCATCGGGACACTACAAGCGCGCCACGGGCCTAGGCCTCTTGATGGTATTTACAAATTGCGGCGGTCTCGCATCCACATGGCTATTTGGCAGCACAGAAGGGCCCAAGTACGTGCGTGGCCTTGCTACAAATGTGGCCCTCGCAGCGCTTGGAACTTTGCTCGTGTTCGTGATTGAAGCGTTTATTTGGATtgagcgcaagaagcgcgacACAGGAAAACGCGACCATTTGGTTACGGATCTGAAGCAAAAGTATCACTGGTCTGGGGACCAAATTCGCGAGTACCTTGGCGATGACCACCCCGAATACTACTTGGAGATGTAA
- the ubp10 gene encoding Ubiquitin carboxyl-terminal hydrolase 10 (MEROPS:MER0064621; EggNog:ENOG503NXX3; BUSCO:EOG09262QL6; COG:O), protein MPQGARTNMEEDARATKRVRTESGASDEKVRASIADGADDAPEALDAEFWAQVAQAADTETQPARRDLYLETINRHLLDFDFEKVCSVSMSNVNVYACLQCGKYFQGRGKQSHAYFHAIDEEHHVFMNLATAQVYVLPENYLVEDPSLCDIQYQLSLTFSERQIAQLDAPDMPPTLDLNANPYLPGFVGLNNIDQNNAMNAVIQALAHVPPLRNYFLRGATPRGLRGGIEAKSARMPTVSEAEGRLLHSTELVQRFATLLRRIWNPHGFKGQVSPHEFLQQVAVASHGKFKLTEAADPVDFLGWLLNLLHFDLVGGPRAAQKRASIITACFQGELRIESQKVIVRTGLEEDQVDKLDHDGRRSGGQEDEHGNAKFNIDQEIKIDRSPFFLLTLDLPPPPVFQDEVAQNIVPQIPISHVLAKYDGISIQEANGMIRRYKLTRLPPYLILHFRRFTKNRFVEERNQTVINFPTIGLDLADYTDLPPQEGPTLGSVYNILANVTHEAAPGTVRDNSVWSCQVHTRLDGTPLHDTPDARHEEQWFQMQDLIVEKVNKQLLFLRETCIQIWEQTGAMQRVERSAESLVPRDQTSKKT, encoded by the exons AtgccgcaaggcgcacgGACGAATATGGAGGAAgacgcacgcgcgacgaAGCGTGTACGCACGGAAAGCGGTGCATCCGATGAAAAAGTGCGCGCCTCTATTGCAGACGGTGCAGACGATGCACCTGAAGCGCTTGATGCTGAATTTTGGGCGCAAGTCGCACAGGCGGCCGATACCGAAACACAacctgcgcggcgcgacttGTACCTGGAGACG ATCAACCGCCATTTACTTGATTTTGATTTTGAAAAAGTGTGTTCCGTGTCCATGTCGAATGTGAATGTCTACGCGTGCCTCCAGTGTGGAAAGTATTTCCAGGGGCGCGGCAAACAGTCCCACGCCTACTTTCACGCAATCGACGAGGAGCACCATGTATTTATGAACTTGGCTACTGCACAGGTGTATGTACTGCCCGAAAACTATCTCGTTGAGGATCCATCTCTTTGCGATATCCAGTACCAGCTAAGCCTGACGTTTAGCGAACGCCAAATTGCCCAGCTGGATGCACCAGACATGCCGCCAACGCTAGATTTGAACGCAAATCCGTACCTTCCTGGATTTGTTGGCCTGAATAATATCGACCAGAACAATGCGATGAATGCGGTGATCCAGGCATTGGCACACGTTCctccgctgcgcaactACTTTTTGCGCGGTGCAACACCGCGCGGACTTCGCGGTGGGATTGAGGCGaaaagcgcacgcatgcCGACTGTGTCGGAAGCGGAAGGACGGCTTCTGCACAGCAccgagcttgtgcagcggtTTGCCACGCTGTTGCGGCGTATTTGGAATCCGCACGGGTTTAAAGGCCAAGTATCGCCCCACGAGTTTCTCCAGCAAGTCGCAGTCGCGAGTCATGGAAAATTCAAGCTTACAGAGGCTGCTGATCCTGTTGATTTCCTTGGGTGGCTGCTTAACCTGTTGCATTTTGATCTGGTCGGCGGCCCCCGAGCCGCTCAGAAACGCGCGTCGATCATCACCGCGTGTTTTCAAGGCGAGCTTCGGATTGAGTCGCAAAAGGTGATTGTTCGCACGGGCCTTGAAGAGGACCAAGTCGATAAGCTTGATCACGAtgggcgccgcagcggaGGCCAGGAAGACGAACACGGAAATGCCAAATTCAATATCGACCAAG AAATCAAAATCGACCGCTCCCCGTTTTTTTTGCTTACGCTCGATCTGCCTCCTCCGCCTGTTTTCCAGGACGAAGTGGCACAAAACATTGTCCCTCAGATTCCCATTTCGCACGTGCTGGCCAAATACGACGGCATCTCTATACAGGAAGCGAACGGGATGATCCGGCGGTACAAACTGACGCGTTTGCCGCCCTACCTGATCCTACACTTCCGCCGCTTTACAAAGAACCGATTtgtcgaggagcgcaacCAAACCGTGATCAATTTTCCCACAATAGGCTTGGATTTGGCCGATTATACCGATCTTCCGCCTCAAGAGGGCCCAACGCTTGGCTCTGTGTACAATATCCTCGCCAATGTCACGCACGAAGCTGCGCCCGGCACTGTGCGCGACAACAGTGTGTGGAGCTGCCAAGTCCATACGCGCCTCGACGGTACTCCGCTGCATGATACTCCAGACGCGCGACACGAAGAACAGTGGTTCCAAATGCAGGACCTGATTGTAGAGAAGGTGAACAAGCAACTCCTTTTCCTTCGGGAGACTTGTATCCAGATCTGGGAGCAGACCGGTGCAAtgcagcgtgtcgagcgTAGCGCAGAGAGCTTGGTCCCACGCGACCAAACTAGTAAAAAAACCTAG
- a CDS encoding uncharacterized protein (EggNog:ENOG503NW00; COG:P; TransMembrane:10 (i101-126o138-160i181-205o211-232i244-270o290-312i378-397o409-430i442-466o564-584i); BUSCO:EOG092624UF) has product MSGCLLREPRNAMPGRDEAESGTASAVRQALSGADLGHLSQDALHRRRNELAPAVSDPTQEGIALATANSATPGLVAVDGSEPKKLESKWFMDMPKEDKEATLLLILLYMLQGIPVGLAFGTMPYLLKQHLSYSDIGIFMLCTYPYSLKLLWSPIVDTLCAQKCRIPCTAWTLSLGRRKSWIVPVQLAIGVMLYVVAMHVDAYILGPQPNVYLVTGIFFALITLAATQDIAVDGWALTLLSEENVGYASTAQTIGVNIGYFMSFTVFLAFNSVEFSNKYFRALPLDYPLLSLAAYLKLCSGLFLLFTTWLLFFKKEQHHAEAAEMDVGQVYSIMWRICQLKHVRLLMATHLIAKIGFQTNEAVTGLKLVEHGLGKEDLAFAVLIDFPFQIVFGYMAAAWSRGDRALQPWLHAFVGRLVLALVSMATVYGLPSSPSTISNSYFLLIIVSTVLNSFAATVQFVGISAFHTQIADPVIGGTYMTLLNTVSNLGGTWPRYFVLKLVDFLSISECEPPSASKIEFQRDTKYAQGGNSTSLLGLGECVSDAGKARCDAVGGTCHILRDGYYWTNITCVVIGAVTLFAFILPVARRLQKIPNAAWRVSLHKEAT; this is encoded by the exons ATGTCCGGATGCCTTCTTCGCGAGCCACGTAACGCGATGCCAGGCAGGGACGAAGCCGAATCTGGGACGGCCTCCGCTGTTCGCCAAGCTTTGAGTGGTGCAGATCTGGGACACCTGTCTCAAGATGCGCTTCATAGGCGCCGCAACGAGCTCGCCCCGGCGGTATCGGACCCTACCCAGGAAGGGATCGCACTGGCCACAGCAAACAGCGCGACCCCCGGTCTGGTCGCTGTGGATGGGAGCGAGCCAAAGAAACTTGAGAGCAAGTGGTTTATGGATATGCCGAAAGAAGATAAGGAGGCGACACTTTTGCTCATCCTGCTGT ACATGCTACAAGGTATTCCAGTCGGACTTGCTTTTGGCACGATGCCATACTTGCTGAAGCAGCACTTGAGCTACTCGGACATTGGGATTTTTATGCTTTGCACGTATCCCTACTCCCTGAAACTGCTGTGGAGCCCTATTGTAGATACGCTCTGCGCACAAAAATGCCGCATTCCTTGCACAGCATGGACACTTTCGCTAGGGAGAAGAAAGAGCTGGATTGTCCCTGTACAGCTGGCGATTGGTGTCATGCTGTACGTAGTTGCAATGCACGTTGATGCGTACATTCTCGGGCCCCAACCCAACGTCTACCTCGTCACGGGAATTTTCTTTGCGCTAATTACCTTGGCCGCGACGCAGGATATTGCTGTTGACGGTTGGGCACTTACGCTACTTTCGGAAGAGAATGTGGGATATGCAAGCACTGCCCAGACGATTGGAGTCAACATCGGCTACTTTATGAGCTTTACCGTGTTCCTCGCGTTCAACAGCGTCGAGTTCAGCAACAAGTActtccgcgcgctgccacTGGACTACCCACTCCTGTCGCTCGCAGCCTATTTGAAGCTGTGTAGTGGTCTCTTTCTTCTTTTCACCACCTGGCTCTTGTTTTTTAAAAAGGAGCAGCACCATGCGGAGGCAGCCGAGATGGATGTGGGGCAAGTGTACTCCATCATGTGGCGCATTTGCCAACTTAAACATGTGCGACTTCTTATGGCTACACATCTTATTGCCAAAATTGGGTTCCAGACAAACGAAGCGGTTACAGGCCTCAAACTCGTCGAGCATGGGCTTGGCAAGGAGGATTTAGCGTTTGCCGTGCTGATCGACTTTCCTTTCCAGATCGTGTTTGGGTACATGGCCGCAGCTTGGTCTCGAGGCGACAGAGCTTTGCAGCCTTGGCTGCACGCATTTGTCGGGCGCCTCGTACTCGCACTCGTAAGCATGGCCACCGTGTATGGACTGCCATCATCGCCTTCAACAATCAGCAACTCGTACTTTTTGCTCATTATTGTATCCACCGTGCTGAACAGTTTCGCAGCGACTGTGCAGTTTGTGGGAATTTCGGCATTTCATACCCAGATTGCCGATCCTGTGATTGGCGGCACGTACATGACCCTCCTGAATACGGTGAGCAACCTAGGGGGAACATGGCCGCGCTACTTTGTCCTCAAACTTGTCGATTTTCTGAGCATTTCTGAATGCGAGCCGCCGTCTGCCAGCAAAATCGAGTTTCAACGCGATACGAAATACGCGCAGGGCGGCAACAGCACAAGCCTTTTGGGGCTGGGCGAGTGCGTTTCCGATGCGggaaaagcgcgctgcgatgcCGTGGGCGGTACATGCCATATACTAAGGGATGGGTACTATTGGACAAATATAACTTGCGTCGTAATTGGCGCCGTCACCCTTTTCGCCTTCATTCTTCCCGTCGCACGACGTCTGCAAAAGATTCCCAacgccgcttggcgcgtgAGCCTCCACAAGGAGGCGACATAG
- a CDS encoding uncharacterized protein (COG:K; EggNog:ENOG503P8AZ), producing the protein MADDTELGAGGTDAVPGAQVCAPLQGASETAVCAAQLQASQPHAPPENHGPVQQRPLQHVPNGQHAPTHVPPPSGHGHMPHMQPDIHPSPQAPRKPKASSHAGRAKNVALSALTGGSIGVPSADAPPPGFLTAGGGARKVLPELVLPFHLPTRPKIAPATETEPLEQSIVFLQALRQTRMMHMLQVLPQFSHKQRGGMEYFDRVPHALLQGINPRKPHTLLPLGRADVRVGPVAYMGVRFWEVRTVEPQHARMVHGRSQEPPGPRMVQYPPSQPMTRPAMHTPSTHSYQGTPLPASVRPTGATPAQGAAPLMARPVQGTPAPETPSYARPPAPTIPSTSRPSPPFTPRGTDTLSAPPQPAPMPRPVPRPTPPLDAGFLARLQQRAAHDTYLQQLLQKARTGQLPDAGMAQLNAIIATLMAAPQPRERRPPVVIVEFPENPSTNFVLPLWHAAVERRRELGMRRGNQLLLSFFLPAIGSKAAGQSGHDEMEHVEGGLLRARETPESLPKPQEVKTEATPVLEQPAKRPSKRDRRRGERDATETLHDPEPPARNHELFPATWSICGELGIDERLWDAFGRVPGCITTEGSTHTYASDKDREARATLERSFALRHATMPTLYQLPTTIPRDSIPAELEEHVRDRYAMRILVSNSRPQPKRKVAALSDAGDTARAVRPSVPTQRHVFISAPAPGEPRPKRKRHVATHNPDGSIKSCGACGKTKTPMWRRGPRGPSQLCNACGAKWKAGRLFVPDVPPTPILNDTLPARRIAVPSPLGVPDALHHADPESARPELPLVTGSTLPRVPQVPPIKGTPNEPVPPP; encoded by the coding sequence ATGGCGGACGACACGGAGCTGGGTGCTGgcggcacagacgccgTGCCAGGCGCACAAGTGTGTGCGCCATTGCAGGGTGCGAGTGAAACTGCAgtatgcgctgcacagctgcaGGCGTCTCagccgcatgcgccgccagagAACCATGGACcggtgcagcagcgtccCTTGCAACACGTCCCAAATGGCCAGCACGCGCCTACGCATGTCCCACCGCCCAGTGGCCATGGCCATATGCCGCACATGCAACCGGATATCCATCCATCaccgcaagcaccgcgcaagcCCAAAGCCTCTAGCCACGCTGGCCGCGCAAAAAACGTTGCGCTCAGTGCGCTCACAGGCGGAAGCATTGGCGTTCCCAGTGccgatgcaccgccgccagGGTTCCTTACGGCCGGTGGCGGGGCGCGCAAGGTGCTTCCTGAGCTTGTGCTCCCTTTTCATCTGCCTACACGACCGAAAATTGCTCCGGCTACCGAGACGGAGCCGCTGGAGCAGAGCATTGTATTcctccaagcgctgcggcaaacACGCATGATGCACATGCTGCAAGTTTTACCGCAGTTCAGCCACAAGCAGCGAGGTGGGATGGAATATTTTGACCGAgttccgcacgcgctgctccaagGCATCAATCCACGCAAGCCACACACACTGCTTCCTCTTGGCAGAGCCGACGTGCGTGTTGGCCCTGTGGCATATATGGGCGTCCGCTTTTGGGAAGTACGCACGGTGGagccgcagcatgcgcgcatggtgCACGGAAGATCGCAGGAGCCGCCGGGGCCGCGCATGGTGCAGTATCCACCGAGTCAGCCCATGACGCGGCCTGCAATGCACACGCCAAGCACGCATTCATACCAGGGGACGCCACTACCTGCCTCGGTGCGTCCTACGGGTGCGACGCCTGCGCAGGGGGCCGCGCCTCTCATGGCGCGCCCGGTACAAGGCACGCCCGCGCCGGAAACACCGAGTTATGCACGCCCGCCGGCACCTACGATCCCTTCAACATCGCGTCCTTCGCCTCCTTTTACGCCGCGCGGGACAGACACGCTTAGTGCGCCGCCTCAGCCTGCACCCATGCCGCGTCCTGTGCCGCGGCCCACACCGCCGCTCGACGCAGGCTTCTTGGCGCgactgcagcagcgtgcagcgcatgatACATACCTACAGCAGCTCctgcaaaaagcacgcACGGGGCAGCTGCCCGACGCTGGCATGGCGCAGCTCAACGCAATTATTGCCACACTCATGGCCGCTCCACAaccgcgcgagcgcagaCCGCCCGTGGTCATTGTCGAGTTTCCCGAGAACCCCAGCACCAACTTTGTCCTGCCACTGTGGCATGCCGCTGttgagcggcgccgcgagctTGGAATGCGGCGTGGCAACCAACTTCTCCTAAGCTTTTTCTTACCCGCCATCGGCTCGAAAGCAGCTGGGCAAAGCGGGCACGATGAAATGGAGCATGTCGAGGGCggtttgctgcgcgcacgcgaaACGCCAGAGTCGTTGCCGAAGCCACAAGAAGTAAAGACTGAAGCAACACCTGTGCTTGAACAGCCTGCCAAGCGCCCTTCGAAACGCGACCGGCGGCGGGGCGAAAGAGACGCCACAGAGACGCTGCATGACCCCGAGCCGCCTGCACGGAACCACGAGCTTTTCCCTGCGACGTGGTCGATTTGCGGCGAGCTGGGCATTGACGAGCGGCTCTGGGATGCGTTTGGCCGTGTGCCGGGCTGCATAACCACCGAGGGGAGTACACATACATATGCCTCGGACAAGGATCGCGAAGCGCGTGCGACATTGGAGCGCTCTTTTGCACTGCGACATGCGACGATGCCGACACTATACCAGCTACCTACGACAATTCCACGCGATAGCATTCctgccgagctggaagagcaTGTGCGTGATCGATACGCAATGCGCATCTTGGTCAGCAACTCGCGCCCGCAGCCCAAACGAAAGGTGGCGGCGCTCTCCGATGCAGGCGACACAGCGAGGGCCGTGCGTCCATCGGTGCCGACACAGCGGCATGTATTTATCAGTGCGCCGGCACCGGGCGAGCCGCGCCCgaaacgcaagcgccacgTCGCGACACATAATCCTGACGGCAGTATTAagagctgcggcgcttgtggGAAAACAAAGACGCCCATGTGGCGCCGCGGTCCGAGAGGACCTTCGCAGCTCTGTAATGCATGCGGTGCAAAGTGGAAGGCGGGACGCCTTTTTGTGCCGGATgtgccgccgacgccgatTTTAAACGATACgctgccggcgcgccgcattgccGTCCCGAGCCCGCTCGGTGTACCTGATGCGCTCCATCACGCAGATCCAGAAAGTGCGCGGCCGGAGTTGCCTTTGGTCACCGGCTCCACGCTTCCACGCGTGCCGCAGGTGCCGCCGATAAAAGGCACGCCGAATGAGCcagtgccgccgccgtag
- a CDS encoding uncharacterized protein (COG:S; EggNog:ENOG503P2HS), which translates to MDDVQKKEAIDALEQQLYNQPLVKELSERAIEAKSALRVRSESGVQLGGEGPKSLEDAEFLALRPFVNRSPEQLQHQFTAGSLRGLDMFAIPPLVFSKTKHGAEKLGGSEGDGTVIVHVGRDLCGYEGVVHGGLTATMFDEALARTAFYALPHHMGVTAKLQVVYFRPVPADQFLTIETEVLEGMGRKAFVKGYLRAANSEAVLAEAEALFVEPKWVKYASWVGGLNVQKLLEE; encoded by the coding sequence ATGGATGATGTACAAAAGAAGGAGGCAATAGATGCTTTGGAGCAACAACTGTACAACCAGCCGCTTGTCAAGGAGCTTTCCGAACGTGCAATCGAGGCCAAATCCGCACTTCGTGTGCGCTCCGAATCGGGAGTTCAGCTGGGTGGAGAGGGCCCCAAGAGTCTGGAGGATGCAGAGTTCCTTGCACTCCGTCCGTTTGTTAACCGATCGCctgagcagctgcagcaccaaTTCACGGCCGGCAGTCTGCGTGGCTTGGACATGTTTGCCATTCCGCCGCTCGTGTTTTCCAAGACGAAGCATGGCGCCGAGAAGCTGGGTGGCAGTGAGGGCGACGGAACTGTTATTGTGCATGTTGGCAGGGATTTATGTGGGTACGAAGGAGTGGTCCATGGTGGGCTCACTGCGACCATGTTTGACgaggcacttgcgcgcactgcattCTACGCCTTACCGCATCATATGGGCGTCACGGCCAAGCTGCAAGTGGTCTACTTCCGCCCTGTTCCTGCTGACCAGTTCCTTACCATTGAAACTGAGGTGCTGGAGGGCATGGGCCGCAAAGCGTTTGTAAAGGGGTATCTTCGCGCCGCCAATTCTGAggcggtgcttgccgaggcAGAGGCACTGTTTGTCGAGCCAAAGTGGGTGAAGTACGCTTCGTGGGTCGGCGGCTTGAATGTGCAGAAGCTGCTTGAAGAATGA
- a CDS encoding uncharacterized protein (MEROPS:MER0003372; COG:I; EggNog:ENOG503NUW6) → MQAAGPGVPAAALRFMRYVESSPTPFHATATSVSMLDKAGFVKLQESSSWDDKLQLGGKYYYQRNQSSVVAFAIGKKYRSGNGVHMVGAHTDSPNLRIRPVSKRTKEGYLQCSVETYGGGLWTTWFDRDLSIAGRVIVAQDAAQSSFVSRLVHIKRPLLRVPTLAIHLNRSANEAFKFNQEDHLQPILGLADTLNSAEQAPVSAKHHPVLLTLLAEELGCAADQIHDFELSLYDTVPPAAGGIHNEFIFTPRVDNQLSCFCATEALVDSVADEASMNESGAIRAIALFDNEEVGSVSNQGAESNLIWSMVNRLAVLPVQGTLSPHASPQSLIEQTLARSFLISSDTAHAVHPNYASIHEDHLRPKINAGPVIKTNAKQRYASTAVTTFLLRRVAQKANVPVQEFEVRNDCACGSTIGPMLSKIMRTVDLGNPQLSMHSIREMCGTQDVESKIRLFTAFFTSFDAIDAMLTVD, encoded by the coding sequence ATGCAAGCTGCAGGCCCTGGCGTTCCTGCCGCCGCACTGCGGTTCATGCGATACGTGGAATCGAGCCCTACTCCATTCCATGCTACTGCTACTAGTGTGTCGATGCTCGACAAGGCGGGTTTTGTCAAGCTCCAGGAATCGTCTTCGTGGGACGATAAACTTCAGCTGGGCGGCAAGTACTACTACCAACGCAACCAATCTTCGGTAGTCGCATTTGCGATCGGCAAAAAGTACCGCTCCGGGAATGGTGTGCACATGGTCGGCGCACACACCGACTCACCTAATCTGCGCATTCGCCCTGTATCGAAACGCACCAAAGAAGGCTACCTGCAGTGCTCGGTCGAGACCTACGGCGGTGGACTTTGGACTACATGGTTTGATCGCGACCTGAGCATTGCAGGCCGTGTGATTGTTGCCcaggatgcagcgcagagcAGTTTTGTGTCGCGCCTTGTGCACATCAAAAGGCCCCTTCTGCGTGTGCCGACACTTGCAATCCATCTGAACCGCAGCGCGAACGAAGCGTTCAAGTTCAACCAGGAAGACCATCTGCAGCCGATACTGGGCCTTGCTGACACGCTGAACAGTGCAGAGCAGGCGCCCGTGTCGGCCAAGCACCACCCCGTCTTGCTCACGCTTCTGGCCGAGGAGCTCGGCTGTGCTGCCGACCAGATTCATGACTTTGAGCTCAGCTTGTACGACACGGTGCCACCGGCAGCAGGGGGCATACACAACGAATTTATCTTCACGCCCCGCGTGGACAACCAACTGTCGTGCTTTTGTGCGACAGAGGCACTCGTGGACAGCGTCGCGGACGAAGCGTCGATGAACGAGTCGGGCGCCATTCGCGCAATTGCGCTTTTTGATAACGAGGAAGTAGGTTCCGTGTCCAATCAGGGCGCCGAGAGCAATCTGATCTGGAGCATGGTGAACCGACTCGCTGTGCTGCCCGTCCAAGGCACTCTTTCACCGCACGCAAGCCCACAGTCGCTTATCGAGCAGACGTTGGCACGCTCTTTTCTCATCTCGTCCGATACGGCACATGCCGTGCACCCTAACTATGCATCCATTCACGAGGACCACTTGCGTCCAAAAATCAATGCCGGCCCCGTCATCAAGACGAATGCCAAGCAGCGGTACGCATCCACGGCCGTCACGACATTTCTgctgcgtcgcgtcgcgcagaaaGCCAATGTGCCTGTGCAAGAGTTTGAGGTACGCAACGACTGTGCATGCGGCAGCACCATCGGCCCGATGCTTTCAAAAATAATGCGCACGGTGGATCTAGGAAACCCGCAGCTGAGTATGCACTCGATCCGCGAAATGTGCGGCACGCAGGACGTGGAGAGTAAAATCCGCTTATTTACCGCGTTCTTTACCTCGTTTGATGCGATCGACGCGATGCTTACAGTAGACTAG